From a single bacterium genomic region:
- a CDS encoding L-lactate permease, with product MTPTGVIPMPDEMWRVGLAAVPIVIVLVGLLGLNWSGVRSGAVALAAAAALALVVFAVPAGAVVVALWRSLALSLHVLYIIWAALVLYKFADESGAIRSIGRAIGHLTGDRVLQLLIIGFAFSSFLQGVAGFGVPVAVTAPLLLGLGFTPLESAAIPLIGHAWSVTMGDMASSFQALRAVTGLPPHEMGNWIAVFLGLSAVASGFAVAHMHGGTRSAGRAFGSILTMGLAMGLTHLVLSVTQYWTIASFGAGMVGLAVGIGLARLGKRGNAGEAPAGSGAGEMPFQTAFLPYYVLIAVIATATFVPGLHQTLERVAFTFRYPEITTGLGWKTGAGAFALPIFGHPGALLLYASGIAAVLFKLLGRPSPDWGAVWKGVRKQGLPTTLTILTLVGTAMIMLYSGMTYLLARGLVLLVGSFFPLISPFIGLLGAVITGSNTNSNVLFGALQRDGAQMLAMNPALMAALQSSGGSLGSMIAPAKVVLATATTGLLGQEGRVMRATAPYAIAMTAVLGLLGWILLSR from the coding sequence ATGACACCAACCGGGGTGATCCCGATGCCCGATGAGATGTGGCGCGTCGGGCTGGCCGCCGTGCCTATCGTCATCGTGCTCGTGGGTTTGCTCGGACTGAATTGGAGCGGCGTGCGGTCCGGCGCCGTGGCGCTGGCTGCCGCCGCAGCGCTTGCGCTTGTCGTCTTCGCAGTGCCCGCGGGTGCCGTGGTGGTTGCGCTGTGGCGCTCTCTTGCCTTGAGCCTTCACGTGCTCTACATCATCTGGGCCGCCCTCGTCCTGTACAAGTTCGCCGACGAGTCGGGCGCGATACGTAGCATCGGGCGCGCCATCGGGCACCTCACCGGCGACCGCGTACTGCAGTTGCTGATCATCGGATTCGCGTTCAGTTCGTTCCTGCAGGGAGTAGCCGGGTTCGGCGTTCCCGTCGCGGTCACCGCCCCACTGCTTCTGGGGCTGGGATTCACGCCGCTTGAATCCGCCGCGATCCCTTTGATCGGCCACGCTTGGTCGGTGACGATGGGAGACATGGCCTCCTCGTTCCAGGCGCTCCGCGCCGTCACCGGCCTGCCGCCGCATGAGATGGGCAACTGGATCGCGGTGTTCCTGGGACTCTCCGCGGTTGCAAGCGGGTTCGCGGTCGCCCACATGCACGGCGGAACCCGATCAGCCGGGCGCGCCTTTGGCTCGATTCTGACGATGGGCCTGGCGATGGGTCTGACGCACCTGGTGCTTTCGGTCACGCAGTACTGGACGATAGCCTCGTTCGGCGCCGGAATGGTCGGCCTTGCCGTCGGCATCGGCCTCGCCCGACTGGGCAAGCGCGGTAACGCCGGCGAGGCGCCCGCGGGCTCCGGTGCCGGGGAGATGCCGTTCCAGACGGCCTTTCTGCCCTACTACGTCCTGATCGCGGTGATCGCCACCGCCACGTTCGTGCCCGGGCTGCACCAAACCCTCGAGCGCGTGGCATTCACCTTCAGGTATCCCGAGATCACGACCGGTCTTGGCTGGAAGACGGGTGCAGGGGCGTTTGCGCTCCCGATCTTCGGCCACCCCGGCGCGTTACTCCTGTACGCTTCCGGGATCGCGGCTGTGCTGTTCAAGCTCCTGGGCCGCCCGTCGCCGGACTGGGGCGCCGTCTGGAAGGGCGTGCGCAAGCAGGGACTGCCGACAACGCTGACGATACTGACCCTGGTCGGCACCGCGATGATCATGCTCTACAGCGGCATGACCTACCTCCTTGCCCGCGGGCTCGTTCTGCTGGTGGGATCGTTCTTCCCGTTGATATCGCCTTTCATCGGCCTGCTGGGAGCGGTGATCACCGGAAGCAACACCAACTCGAACGTGCTGTTCGGCGCGCTTCAGCGCGACGGGGCGCAGATGCTGGCCATGAATCCGGCTCTGATGGCCGCGCTGCAATCCTCCGGGGGCTCTCTCGGCTCGATGATTGCGCCGGCAAAGGTGGTCCTCGCGACCGCAACCACCGGGCTTCTAGGGCAGGAAGGTAGGGTCATGCGGGCCACCGCCCCGTACGCGATCGCGATGACCGCGGTACTCGGCCTGCTGGGATGGATCCTGCTGTCGCGATAG
- a CDS encoding amidase, whose amino-acid sequence MSGTTGLSAMALAERIRHGRLTAVGAVEAYLERISSIDPQVAAYVTVLAGRARAEAVTRDAEARSGRRRGPLHGVPVAVKDLIQIEGVPLTAGSSFLGSEPSRATATVVRRLEAAGAIVLGTTTLHEFALGMTSRNPHGRTPRNPWRLDRVAGGSSGGSAAAVAAALAAGAVGTDTGGSIRIPAALCGVVGLKPTFGRISRHGVLPLSGSFDTVGPIARCVTDAALFLGVMAGMDPADPASRDVPVDAYIEQVARARPGLRVGRLAGPFFESDLDPAASRAVDDAARACVEAGFTVRPVCLRAPEEANLAQVTLLLAEAAAFHRDAYPGMRERYGRDVRVLLDQGEEITAEMLSEARKVQSRVTIELSDAFGEVDLLLGPALPAGAPRLEDADPQGAAWPQVRRMLGRFSRLYNLAGLPAIVLPAGLTDEGLPVAVQLAAGRFREGTLLGCARVIEQALGWPAKG is encoded by the coding sequence ATGAGTGGGACCACCGGCCTCTCAGCGATGGCACTGGCAGAGCGGATCCGCCACGGGCGCCTCACCGCGGTCGGTGCCGTCGAAGCATACCTGGAGCGGATCTCGAGCATAGACCCGCAGGTAGCGGCGTACGTCACCGTCCTGGCCGGACGCGCCCGAGCCGAAGCGGTCACCCGCGACGCCGAGGCGCGTTCAGGGCGCCGGCGCGGGCCGCTTCACGGCGTGCCGGTTGCCGTCAAGGACCTGATTCAGATTGAGGGTGTGCCGCTCACGGCGGGCTCGTCGTTCCTGGGGAGCGAGCCGTCGCGCGCGACCGCGACCGTGGTGCGGCGGCTGGAGGCCGCGGGGGCGATCGTGCTGGGCACAACGACGCTGCACGAGTTCGCCCTGGGAATGACCAGCCGCAACCCGCACGGCCGCACCCCCCGCAATCCCTGGCGCCTCGATCGCGTCGCGGGCGGGTCGAGCGGAGGTTCGGCCGCGGCCGTGGCCGCCGCTCTGGCGGCCGGCGCGGTCGGCACCGATACCGGCGGCTCGATACGAATTCCCGCGGCCCTCTGCGGCGTGGTGGGCTTGAAGCCGACCTTCGGCCGGATCAGCCGACATGGCGTTCTGCCGCTGTCCGGATCGTTTGACACCGTAGGTCCCATAGCACGGTGCGTAACGGACGCGGCGTTGTTCCTAGGCGTGATGGCAGGCATGGATCCGGCCGATCCTGCCTCGCGCGATGTGCCGGTGGACGCCTATATCGAGCAGGTGGCGCGGGCACGGCCGGGCCTGCGCGTGGGCCGGCTGGCAGGCCCGTTCTTCGAGTCGGACCTCGACCCTGCCGCATCCCGGGCGGTGGACGACGCTGCCCGCGCGTGCGTAGAGGCCGGCTTCACCGTTCGTCCGGTTTGCCTGCGGGCTCCCGAGGAGGCCAACCTGGCCCAGGTAACGCTGCTTCTTGCCGAAGCGGCCGCGTTTCACCGCGATGCCTATCCGGGGATGAGAGAGCGCTACGGCCGGGACGTGCGCGTCCTGCTGGACCAGGGTGAGGAGATCACCGCAGAGATGCTTTCCGAGGCGCGGAAGGTCCAGTCGCGGGTTACGATCGAGCTCTCCGATGCTTTCGGTGAGGTGGATCTCCTGCTGGGGCCCGCACTGCCCGCCGGCGCACCTCGTCTGGAAGATGCCGACCCGCAGGGCGCCGCATGGCCCCAGGTGCGCCGAATGCTGGGCAGGTTCTCACGGCTGTACAACCTGGCAGGCCTTCCCGCGATCGTCCTTCCGGCAGGTCTCACCGACGAAGGGCTGCCCGTGGCGGTGCAACTGGCTGCAGGCCGGTTCCGCGAGGGCACGCTGCTCGGTTGCGCGCGCGTGATAGAGCAGGCACTTGGATGGCCGGCGAAGGGGTGA